From a region of the Alnus glutinosa chromosome 1, dhAlnGlut1.1, whole genome shotgun sequence genome:
- the LOC133858622 gene encoding uncharacterized protein LOC133858622, with the protein MALADCDLCDLGFIGPRCTWCNNKTDGNFTQERLDRAIANRDWCSRFQHVEVSVLAATSSDHNPILISCNEVPTDPLTYLRSFKFEANWQLDPDYRNIIKEAWGQNVATESPMMDIQSRLSACQKALSRWSKQKFGRDAELLKQKRERLLELQRSSWSEQSVAIKHLQEDIDIILEREDVRWKQRAKQNWYHHGDRNTQFFHAWANHRRRINSIRSITDAQGKTWRQKKEVCRVFIDYYKDMFSSNPPSELSLCLEHVEPRVSAEMNSKLLRPFTEEETVKDYRPISLCNVVYKLISKVLANRLKTVLPLIISPEQSAFIPGRLITDNIIVAFETLHTMDTRLKGKDGFMAVKLDMSKAYDRLECNFLEAMLWKLGFAERWIRLLMTCVRSVSYALLINGQPHGHIISSRGIRQGDPLSPYFFIICAEALTSMLNHSAGMGKFLGVPISRGGTRISHLLFADDSLLFMLASSRDWQHVKEILDIY; encoded by the exons ATGGCCTTAGCAGACTGTGACCTGTGTGATTTGGGCTTCATCGGGCCTCGGTGCACTTGGTGCAATAACAAAACTGATGGGAATTTCACTCAGGAGCGACTCGACCGAGCGATTGCTAACAGAGACTGGTGCTCTCGTTTCCAACATGTGGAGGTCTCTGTTTTGGCAGCCACCTCCTCGGACCATAACCCGATTCTCATCTCCTGCAATGAAGTACCCACTGATCCCCTCACCTACCTTCGGAGCTTTAAATTCGAAGCCAACTGGCAATTGGATCCGGATTACCGCAACATTATAAAAGAAGCTTGGGGACAGAATGTGGCCACCGAGAGCCCGATGATGGACATTCAGTCCCGCTTATCAGCTTGCCAAAAAGCCCTTTCCCGGTGGAGCAAACAGAAGTTTGGGAGGGATGCAGAGCTGTTAAAACAGAAAAGAGAGAGGTTACTTGAGCTTCAACGTAGCAGTTGGTCAGAACAGTCAGTTGCCATCAAACATCTGCAGGAAGATATTGACATCATCCTGGAGAGAGAGGATGTTAGGTGGAAACAAAGAGCCAAACAGAACTGGTACCACCATGGAGACCGCAATACTCAATTCTTCCATGCATGGGCCAACCATCGCAGGAGAATTAATAGCATCCGGTCCATCACAGATGCtcaaggcaagacgtggagacaGAAGAAAGAGGTATGTCGAGTATTTATTGACTATTATAAAGACATGTTTAGTTCTAACCCCCCCTCGGAGTTATCCCTTTGCTTGGAGCACGTGGAACCCCGTGTTTCAGCGGAGATGAACTCTAAGCTTTTACGGCCCTTCACAGAGGAGGAG ACAGTAAAGGACTACAGACCTATTAGCCTCTGCAATGTGGTGTACAAGCTAATCTCAAAGGTGTTGGCTAATAGGTTGAAAACGGTCCTGCCTCTCATCATCTCCCCTGAACAGAGTGCTTTCATCCCAGGTCGGCTAATCACGGACAACATCATCGTGGCTTTTGAAACCCTCCACACCATGGATACGCGGCTTAAGGGTAAAGATGGTTTCATGGCTGTAAAACTCGATATGAGTAAGGCCTATGACCGTCTAGAATGCAACTTCTTGGAGGCTATGTTGTGGAAACTCGGTTTTGCCGAGAGATGGATCCGGTTGCTCATGACTTGTGTCCGCTCTGTTTCTTATGCTCTCCTCATCAATGGCCAACCTCACGGCCACATCATCTCCTCTAGAGGCATTCGGCAGGGGGATCCCCTGTCGCCCTACTTCTTCATTATCTGTGCCGAGGCCTTGACAAGCATGCTCAACCACTCTGCCGGGATGGGAAAGTTTTTGGGGGTTCCTATCTCTCGAGGCGGAACAAGGATTAGTCACCTGCTTTTTGCTGACGATAGTCTTCTTTTCATGCTTGCTAGTTCCCGTGACTGGCAGCATGTTAAAGAAATCCTGGACATCTATTAG
- the LOC133858747 gene encoding putative pentatricopeptide repeat-containing protein At1g68930 has translation MTTSSNYYCALLKLCSEARNGTHAKKLHCNIIKTLTDPETFLSNNLMNTYSKLGNIEYARRVFDQMPHLNLFSWNTILSAYSKWGHLSEMQLIFDRMPNQDEVSWNSLISGYACYGSLVESVKVYKLMLKDGAINLNRITFSTMLILSSNQGCVDLGRQIHGQIVKFGFQSYVFVVSPLVVMYSKMGLIYDAKRVFDEMPERNVVTYNTMITGLLRSGMIEDSSRLFRGMKERDSVSWTTMITGLTQNGLGREAMDMFREMRLEGLDMDQFTFGSVLTACGGLLALEEGKQIHAYTIRTDHKNNVFVGSALVDMYCKCRSIKSAETVFVRMTSKNVVSWTAMLVGYGQNGYSEEAVRIFCNMQKYGIEPDEFTLGSVISSCANLASLEEGAQFHARAVVSGLISFITVSNALVTLYGKCGSIGDSRRMFNDMEIRDEVSWTALVSGYAQFGEANETIDLFERMLAQGLKPDGVTFIGVLSACSRAGFVEKGHHYFESMMKEHGITPIPDHYTCMIDLISRAGRLEEAKSFIDKMPIHPDAIGWATLLSSCRFYGNMEIGKWAAERLVELEPQNPASYVLLSSLYAAKGKWDNVAQLRRGMREKGVRKEPGCSWIKYKNRVHIFSADDKSSPFSDQIYYELEKLNCKMIEEGYVPDMRSVLHDVEESEKIKMLSHHSEKLAIAFGLIYVPAGLPIRVFKNLRVCGDCHNATKYISRITQREILVRDAARFHLFKDGTCSCGDFW, from the coding sequence ATGACTACGTCCTCCAACTACTACTGTGCCTTACTGAAACTCTGCAGCGAAGCCCGGAACGGAACCCATGCTAAGAAGCTCCACTGCAACATAATCAAAACCTTGACAGACCCAGAAACCTTTCTATCAAACAACCTCATGAACACCTACAGTAAACTAGGCAACATTGAATATGCGCGCCGCGTGTTCGATCAGATGCCCCACCTAAACCTCTTTTCCTGGAACACCATCCTTTCCGCTTATTCGAAATGGGGTCACCTCTCGGAAATGCAGTTGATCTTTGATCGAATGCCAAATCAAGATGAGGTTTCGTGGAATTCGCTTATTTCTGGGTACGCGTGTTATGGTTCTCTTGTTGAGTCGGTGAAGGTTTATAAGCTGATGTTGAAGGACGGAGCAATTAATTTGAATCGGATTACGTTTTCGACTATGCTTATACTGTCATCGAATCAGGGGTGTGTTGATTTGGGTAGACAGATTCATGGACAAATAGTGAAATTTGGTTTCCAGTCTTATGTCTTTGTGGTTAGTCCTTTAGTGGTCATGTACTCGAAAATGGGGTTAATTTATGATGCAAAGCGGGTTTTCGATGAGATGCCAGAAAGGAACGTGGTTACGTATAATACTATGATTACTGGGCTTTTGCGAAGTGGGATGATTGAAGATTCAAGCCGGTTATTTCGGGGTATGAAGGAAAGAGATTCGGTTTCATGGACAACAATGATAACAGGACTTACGCAGAATGGGTTGGGCAGAGAAGCGATGGATATGTTTAGAGAAATGCGGTTGGAAGGTTTAGATATGGATCAATTTACTTTTGGTAGTGTGTTGACTGCTTGTGGGGGTCTGCTCGCCCTGGAAGAAGGCAAGCAGATTCATGCTTATACCATTAGGACTGATCATAAGAACAATGTCTTCGTGGGTAGTGCTCTTGTTGACATGTATTGCAAATGTAGAAGCATAAAATCTGCCGAAACAGTTTTCGTGAGAATGACCAGTAAGAATGTTGTATCATGGACTGCAATGCTAGTGGGTTATGGTCAAAACGGGTACAGTGAAGAAGCTGTTAGGATTTTTTGCAATATGCAGAAATATGGGATTGAGCCAGATGAGTTTACTCTGGGGAGTGTAATTAGCTCATGTGCAAACTTAGCAAGCTTAGAAGAGGGTGCCCAATTTCATGCCCGTGCTGTTGTTTCTGGCTTGATCTCTTTTATTACAGTTTCCAATGCGCTTGTTACGCTGTACGGTAAATGTGGAAGCATTGGAGATTCCCGTCGGATGTTCAATGATATGGAAATTAGGGATGAAGTCTCGTGGACTGCGTTGGTTTCAGGGTATGCCCAATTTGGAGAAGCCAATGAGACGATTGATCTGTTTGAAAGAATGTTGGCCCAAGGTTTGAAACCTGATGGAGTTACTTTCATTGGGGTTCTTTCAGCTTGCAGTAGAGCAGGATTTGTGGAGAAGGGACATCACTATTTCGAATCAATGATGAAAGAACATGGAATAACACCAATTCCCGATCACTACACTTGCATGATTGACCTTATTAGCCGAGCTGGAAGGTTGGAAGAAGCAAAAAGTTTTATAGATAAGATGCCTATCCATCCTGATGCAATTGGTTGGGCCACCTTGCTTAGCTCGTGTAGATTCTATGGTAACATGGAAATTGGGAAATGGGCAGCTGAGAGACTTGTGGAATTAGAGCCCCAGAACCCAGCGAGCTATGTGTTGCTGTCAAGCCTGTACGCTGCAAAAGGGAAATGGGACAATGTGGCCCAATTAAGAAGAGGAATGAGAGAAAAGGGAGTGAGGAAGGAGCCGGGATGTAGTTGGATCAAATATAAGAACAGAGTGCACATATTTTCAGCAGATGACAAATCAAGTCCATTTTCAGATCAGATATATTATGAGCTTGAGAAATTAAATTGCAAAATGATAGAGGAGGGGTATGTTCCGGATATGAGGTCTGTTCTTCACGATGTTGAGGAGTCAGAGAAGATAAAGATGCTTAGCCACCATAGCGAGAAGCTTGCGATTGCGTTTGGCTTGATTTATGTCCCTGCTGGTCTTCCCATACGAGTATTTAAGAACCTTAGGGTCTGCGGGGATTGCCACAACGCCACAAAGTATATTAGTAGGATAACCCAGAGAGAGATACTTGTAAGAGATGCTGCCCGATTCCATTTATTTAAAGATGGAACATGTTCATGTGGAGATTTCTGGTGA